A window from gamma proteobacterium SS-5 encodes these proteins:
- the pilW gene encoding type IV pilus biogenesis/stability protein PilW produces MIRPVWSLLLLLPLLSACVANQPKAVDDQTGQAGRASKPSDGRAEIYTNLAVSYLRENRLDIALQEGKKAIAADPDNANAQNVMGLIYQRLGQNALAEKHFKRAIAIDGHNFYALNAYGSFLCQLRRFDQALAQFDQAVKNPLNRSREVALANAGICAYGAGDKDKADIYLRSALSNNSRHAPALAQMAELNYDRGDYQAARDYLLRYEQVAQHNPKTLWAGVRIHQRLGQAKAQKAYADKLRKAFPDAIQVRMLRDLEKGS; encoded by the coding sequence ATGATCCGCCCTGTATGGTCCCTGCTCCTGCTGCTGCCCCTGCTCAGTGCCTGCGTCGCCAATCAGCCAAAGGCGGTGGACGACCAGACCGGTCAGGCCGGAAGGGCAAGCAAGCCGAGCGATGGACGGGCCGAAATCTACACCAATCTAGCGGTGTCCTACCTGCGTGAAAACCGTTTGGATATCGCCCTGCAGGAGGGCAAAAAGGCCATAGCCGCCGACCCCGACAACGCCAATGCGCAGAATGTGATGGGCCTGATCTATCAGCGCCTGGGTCAGAACGCACTGGCGGAGAAGCATTTCAAGCGCGCCATCGCCATTGACGGGCATAACTTCTACGCATTGAACGCCTACGGCAGCTTCCTGTGCCAGTTGCGCCGCTTCGATCAGGCCCTGGCGCAGTTCGATCAGGCCGTAAAAAACCCGCTCAACCGCAGCCGCGAGGTGGCCCTGGCCAATGCCGGCATCTGCGCCTACGGGGCCGGCGACAAGGACAAGGCCGACATCTATCTGCGCAGCGCCCTGAGCAACAACAGCCGCCATGCCCCGGCCTTGGCGCAGATGGCGGAACTCAACTACGACCGTGGTGACTACCAGGCCGCGCGGGATTACCTGTTGCGCTATGAACAGGTGGCGCAGCACAACCCCAAGACCCTCTGGGCCGGGGTGCGCATCCACCAGCGCCTGGGTCAGGCCAAGGCGCAAAAGGCCTATGCCGACAAGCTGCGCAAGGCGTTCCCCGATGCCATCCAGGTAAGGATGTTGCGTGACCTGGAAAAAGGCTCATGA
- the rlmN gene encoding 23S rRNA (adenine(2503)-C(2))-methyltransferase RlmN: protein MAITEKTNLMDLDRKGMEQFVQSLGHKPFHGRNLIKWIHKHGVTEFDAMTDLSLRLRETLKQQAEIRVPQVVTDQAASDGTHKYVLEVDSHNRIECVHIPEENRNTLCISSQVGCALECSFCSTARQGFNRNLTSGEIIGQLWTLIHGLGKPVSNVVMMGMGEPLANLDKVVSAMDIMQDTLCYSLSKHKITISTAGIVPALKRLDGLSDICLAVSLHAPTNALRDQLVPINQKYPLEQLIPACKDFIEGDKRRKVTWEYVMLDGVNDSDQQARQLIRLLAGVPSKLNLIPFNPFPGSSYHCSSPERIERFRQILMKAGIFAMTRKTRGEDIDAACGQLVGKVRDKSRRALPVTAPNPWLEGRV from the coding sequence ATGGCAATTACAGAAAAAACCAATCTGATGGACCTTGACCGCAAGGGCATGGAGCAGTTTGTCCAGTCGCTGGGGCACAAGCCCTTTCATGGGCGCAATCTGATTAAATGGATTCACAAGCACGGCGTCACCGAGTTTGACGCCATGACCGACCTCAGCCTGCGACTGCGCGAGACCCTCAAGCAGCAGGCGGAGATTCGCGTTCCCCAAGTGGTCACCGACCAGGCCGCCAGCGACGGCACCCACAAATACGTGCTGGAGGTGGATAGCCACAACCGCATCGAGTGCGTGCATATCCCTGAAGAGAACCGCAATACCCTGTGCATCAGCTCCCAGGTGGGCTGTGCCCTGGAGTGCAGCTTCTGCTCCACCGCCCGCCAGGGCTTCAATCGTAATCTCACCAGTGGCGAGATCATCGGCCAGCTCTGGACCCTGATCCACGGCCTCGGCAAGCCGGTGAGCAATGTGGTGATGATGGGCATGGGCGAGCCCCTGGCCAATCTGGACAAGGTCGTCAGCGCCATGGATATCATGCAGGATACCCTCTGCTACAGTCTGTCCAAGCACAAGATCACCATCAGCACTGCGGGCATAGTCCCGGCCCTGAAACGCCTGGATGGGCTGAGCGATATCTGTTTGGCGGTCTCCCTGCATGCGCCGACCAACGCACTGCGCGACCAGCTGGTGCCGATCAACCAAAAATACCCCCTGGAGCAGCTGATCCCCGCCTGCAAGGACTTCATCGAGGGCGACAAACGGCGCAAGGTGACCTGGGAATACGTCATGCTCGATGGCGTCAACGACAGCGATCAACAGGCCCGCCAGCTGATTCGCCTGCTCGCCGGGGTGCCGTCCAAGCTCAACCTGATCCCCTTCAACCCCTTTCCCGGTTCCAGCTATCACTGCTCATCGCCGGAGCGCATCGAGCGCTTCCGCCAGATCCTGATGAAGGCCGGCATCTTCGCCATGACTCGCAAGACGCGGGGCGAGGACATAGACGCCGCCTGCGGCCAGCTGGTGGGCAAGGTCCGGGACAAGAGCCGTCGCGCCCTGCCGGTGACCGCGCCCAATCCCTGGCTGGAGGGTCGGGTATGA
- a CDS encoding bifunctional (p)ppGpp synthetase/guanosine-3',5'-bis(diphosphate) 3'-pyrophosphohydrolase codes for MPLALLRKACALAAEVEHQVLHNALAVADVLHDLEMDDETLAAAVLHLTHQAPPAEALEAEYSKAVADMLADLEKIGALAELHVGMSLEGVEEHTENLRRMLLTIAEDVRVVVIILAERLHWLRLLKQADSETQRLAALETRDLHAPLANRLGIWRVKWELEDFILRYLEPAEYQRIAKSLDGRRAEREGYIQDVIDLLAAKCAEAGIAAEIAGRPKHIYSIWKKMKRKQCDIDGIFDLLAVRVVVDTVAECYMVLGFVHGFWRYIPGEFDDYIATPKGNMYRSLHTAVIGPEDKPLEVQIRTHEMHEHAERGVAAHWAYKENRGPDAEFQRRLLWMRHWLELKEEAAESDFIERFKSEFEPEQVYVLTPQGKVIELPSGATPLDFAYAIHSDVGHRCRGAKVDGRIVTLTQALQSGVTVEVLTVKEGGPSRDWLSPHLGYLKTSRARNRVRQWFRQQDYDQHLAIGKASLEREIERLGLERLDLHQIAQRFNFKKGDDLLAAIGSGEVSPVQVANSLGKRVKPGQRTPSQEPTEIPPRMGARRPGRRGKAAKLSSAVVLEGVGDLMYSMARCCKPVPYDPITGFITRGRGVTVHRDDCTVLRKLAEDDASRLIRADWSEQEASELYPVDILVSAGDRRGLLRDISSILSNEDVDVLGVASQSNRKRDLAEFRFTVEVGGMGQLSRVLDKIAQLPDVMAVRRRV; via the coding sequence ACCAGGCCCCGCCGGCGGAGGCCCTGGAGGCCGAGTACAGCAAGGCGGTGGCAGACATGCTGGCCGACCTGGAGAAGATCGGGGCCCTGGCCGAGTTGCACGTCGGCATGAGCCTGGAGGGGGTGGAGGAGCACACGGAAAACCTGCGCCGCATGTTGCTCACCATCGCCGAGGACGTGCGCGTGGTGGTCATCATCCTCGCCGAGCGCCTGCACTGGCTGCGTCTGCTCAAACAGGCGGATAGCGAAACCCAGCGTCTGGCAGCGCTGGAAACCCGCGACCTGCACGCCCCCCTGGCCAATCGTCTGGGCATCTGGCGGGTCAAGTGGGAGCTGGAGGACTTCATCCTGCGCTATCTGGAACCGGCCGAGTACCAGCGCATCGCCAAGAGCCTGGACGGCCGCCGCGCCGAGCGCGAGGGCTACATCCAGGACGTGATCGACCTGCTCGCCGCCAAGTGCGCCGAGGCGGGCATAGCCGCCGAGATCGCCGGTCGGCCCAAGCACATCTACAGCATCTGGAAGAAGATGAAGCGCAAGCAGTGCGACATCGACGGCATCTTCGACCTGCTGGCGGTGCGGGTGGTGGTGGATACGGTGGCCGAGTGCTACATGGTGCTCGGCTTCGTACACGGCTTCTGGCGCTACATCCCGGGCGAGTTCGACGACTACATCGCCACCCCCAAGGGCAACATGTACCGCTCCCTGCACACGGCGGTGATCGGCCCGGAAGACAAGCCGCTGGAGGTGCAGATCCGTACCCATGAGATGCACGAACATGCCGAGCGCGGTGTTGCCGCCCACTGGGCCTACAAGGAAAACCGTGGCCCGGACGCCGAGTTCCAGCGCCGCCTGCTGTGGATGCGCCACTGGCTGGAGCTGAAGGAAGAGGCCGCCGAGAGCGACTTCATCGAGCGCTTCAAGAGCGAATTCGAGCCCGAACAGGTCTATGTGCTCACCCCCCAGGGCAAGGTGATCGAGCTGCCCAGCGGGGCCACGCCGCTGGACTTCGCCTACGCCATCCACTCCGACGTGGGTCATCGCTGTCGCGGTGCCAAGGTGGATGGGCGCATCGTTACCCTGACCCAGGCGCTGCAAAGCGGCGTCACCGTCGAGGTGCTCACGGTCAAGGAAGGCGGTCCCAGCCGTGACTGGCTCTCGCCTCATCTCGGCTATCTGAAGACCTCGCGGGCGCGCAACCGGGTGCGCCAATGGTTCCGCCAGCAGGACTACGACCAGCACCTGGCCATCGGCAAGGCCAGCCTGGAGCGGGAGATCGAACGCCTCGGCCTGGAACGCCTGGATCTGCATCAAATAGCCCAGAGATTCAACTTCAAGAAGGGCGATGACCTGCTCGCCGCCATCGGCAGCGGCGAGGTCTCGCCGGTACAGGTGGCCAACAGCCTGGGCAAGCGGGTCAAGCCAGGGCAGCGGACGCCGAGCCAGGAGCCGACCGAGATCCCGCCCCGGATGGGGGCACGCAGGCCCGGACGCCGAGGCAAGGCGGCCAAGCTTAGCAGCGCCGTGGTGCTGGAAGGGGTGGGAGATCTGATGTACAGCATGGCCCGCTGCTGCAAGCCGGTGCCCTATGACCCTATCACCGGCTTCATCACCCGTGGCCGTGGCGTCACCGTGCACCGCGATGATTGCACGGTGCTGCGCAAGCTTGCCGAGGACGACGCCAGCCGTCTGATCCGCGCCGACTGGAGCGAGCAGGAGGCCAGTGAACTCTACCCGGTGGACATACTGGTCAGCGCCGGCGACCGCCGAGGCCTGCTGCGGGATATCTCCAGCATCCTCTCCAACGAGGACGTGGATGTGCTCGGCGTGGCCAGTCAAAGCAATCGTAAAAGGGATCTGGCGGAATTCCGCTTCACCGTCGAGGTCGGCGGCATGGGCCAGCTCAGCCGGGTGCTGGACAAGATCGCCCAGCTGCCGGACGTGATGGCGGTACGGCGAAGGGTTTGA